One Leucoraja erinacea ecotype New England chromosome 5, Leri_hhj_1, whole genome shotgun sequence DNA segment encodes these proteins:
- the LOC129697065 gene encoding uncharacterized protein LOC129697065 isoform X1 — protein MALQAANITNNVSTTKKQSGKRSPEKCNNENPPKRRRHILAPYSKVSPAHTPGPGSTYMVMKTPVSNRMNTGHFSAWGAEDDQILYYMQKTGDNQSVASVIVSTPWQKASESSQSHLNSRNNCAEDKKKNTISTFKVTHTKKTHTSCARRAMQNSKKNQRSMYCSNFSKRLINMPEARFPRGSDDHDEKNAVNSSDTWTCDACLMPNKNPAVRCRGCESLKYGVGLERQWIPAVDMNIDTSCNEIQTTELSADTYMVEHSSAAAPQTADGAEQSPPCALSSDSLMADDVSPHSQMVTSDNSPGVNAEEKKSLDFVPLNTECTTFLPPAQGSPAAWLPHGFTGTENFEQLPEAATSPPGPTQHKVPPGSREQNKDDPKANGPFSFEASMTCISFPYVFGPPPIYTMCSSAGPLTLDVPAVTGSNMTTVIAPSLPFQIPSILLGSSNEMSNYNPNYGMFASPGTFGQTGPELFNTGATNPGIAGNPSPFLSAGPGFQFSGNLVPAFNFSNSTNNAIFRFEANNNNQLFSNELVDAANDRASETVYTVQPSSISHRKIKTAVRKRRPK, from the exons ATGGCACTGCAG GCAGCAAATATTACCAACAATGTTTCAACTACCAAGAAGCAGAGTGGGAAACGCTCGCCTGAAAAATGTAATAACGAAAACCCACCCAAGAG AAGGAGGCATATTTTAGCCCCTTATTCCAAAGTATCGCCTGCACACACCCCGGGCCCGGGCTCTACATACATGGTAATGAAGACTCCCGTATCGAATCGAATGAACACCGGTCATTTCTCAGCTTGGGGCGCAGAAGACGATCAAATCTTGTACTACATGCAG AAGACTGGCGACAACCAATCAGTTGCTTCTGTAATTGTTTCAACACCTTGGCAAAAAG CATCCGAGTCATCGCAAAGCCACCTGAATTCCAGAAACAACTGTGCTGAGGATAAAAAGAAAAATACCATCTCCACTTTTAAGGTGACCCACACCAAGAAAACTCATACATCCTGTGCAAGAAGGGCAATGCAAAATTCAAAGAAGAACCAAAGAAGCATGTATTGTTCTAACTTTAGCAAAAGACTCATTAACATGCCTGAAGCCCGTTTCCCCAGAGGCTCTGATGACCATGATGAGAAGAACGCTGTCAATTCATCAGACACGTGGACTTGTGACGCATGTTTGATGCCAAACAAAAACCCAGCGGTGAGATGTCGAGGCTGCGAGTCACTTAAGTATGGAGTTGGGCTGGAAAGACAATGGATACCAGCAGTAGACATGAACATTGACACAAGCTGCAACGAGATTCAGACAACCG AATTAAGTGCCGATACGTACATGGTGGAGCACAGTTCAGCAGCGGCCCCTCAGACCGCTGATGGAGCAGAGCAATCGCCACCCTGTGCACTTTCCTCCGATTCTCTCATGGCTGATGATGTTTCCCCTCACTCACAAATGGTCACTTCCGACAACTCCCCCGGCGTTAATGCAGAAGAGAAAAAGTCACTGGACTTCGTTCCGCTCAACACAGAGTGCACAACGTTCCTCCCACCTGCTCAGGGAAGTCCTGCTGCTTGGTTGCCACATGGGTTCACTGGAACTGAGAATTTTGAACAATTGCCTGAAGCTGCAACATCTCCTCCAGGGCCAACACAGCACAAGGTCCCACCAGGAAGCAGGGAACAAAAcaaag ATGATCCCAAAGCAAATGGACCCTTCAGTTTCGAGGCCTCAATGACCTGCATATCTTTCCCGTACGTTTTTGGCCCCCCTCCGATCTACACCATGTGCAGCTCTGCAGGACCACTCACACTTGACGTCCCTGCTGTAACTGGGTCCAACATGACCACCGTGATAGCTCCCAGCCTTCCATTTCAAATCCCGTCGATACTTCTTGGGAGCTCCAACGAAATGAGCAACTACAATCCTAACTATGGAATGTTTGCCTCCCCTGGCACCTTTGGACAGACAGGCCCAGAGCTGTTTAACACTGGAGCGACTAATCCTGGAATCGCTGGGAATCCTTCCCCGTTTCTATCTGCTG GGCCTGGTTTCCAATTTTCTGGCAATTTGGTTCCAGCTTTTAATTTTAGCAATTCAACCAATAATGCCATCTTTCGATTTGAGGCAAATAACAACAATCAATTATTTTCTAATGAACTGGTAGATGCTGCCAATGA cagGGCATCAGAAACGGTGTACACAGTGCAACCAAGTAGCATCTCCCATCGAAAGATAAAAACTGCTGTACGCAAGCGAAGGCCAAAATAA
- the LOC129697065 gene encoding uncharacterized protein LOC129697065 isoform X2 has product MALQAANITNNVSTTKKQSGKRSPEKCNNENPPKRRRHILAPYSKVSPAHTPGPGSTYMVMKTPVSNRMNTGHFSAWGAEDDQILYYMQKTGDNQSVASVIVSTPWQKASESSQSHLNSRNNCAEDKKKNTISTFKVTHTKKTHTSCARRAMQNSKKNQRSMYCSNFSKRLINMPEARFPRGSDDHDEKNAVNSSDTWTCDACLMPNKNPAVRCRGCESLKYGVGLERQWIPAVDMNIDTSCNEIQTTELSADTYMVEHSSAAAPQTADGAEQSPPCALSSDSLMADDVSPHSQMVTSDNSPGVNAEEKKSLDFVPLNTECTTFLPPAQGSPAAWLPHGFTGTENFEQLPEAATSPPGPTQHKVPPGSREQNKDDPKANGPFSFEASMTCISFPYVFGPPPIYTMCSSAGPLTLDVPAVTGSNMTTVIAPSLPFQIPSILLGSSNEMSNYNPNYGMFASPGTFGQTGPELFNTGATNPGIAGNPSPFLSAGPGFQFSGNLVPAFNFSNSTNNAIFRFEANNNNQLFSNELVDAANEASETVYTVQPSSISHRKIKTAVRKRRPK; this is encoded by the exons ATGGCACTGCAG GCAGCAAATATTACCAACAATGTTTCAACTACCAAGAAGCAGAGTGGGAAACGCTCGCCTGAAAAATGTAATAACGAAAACCCACCCAAGAG AAGGAGGCATATTTTAGCCCCTTATTCCAAAGTATCGCCTGCACACACCCCGGGCCCGGGCTCTACATACATGGTAATGAAGACTCCCGTATCGAATCGAATGAACACCGGTCATTTCTCAGCTTGGGGCGCAGAAGACGATCAAATCTTGTACTACATGCAG AAGACTGGCGACAACCAATCAGTTGCTTCTGTAATTGTTTCAACACCTTGGCAAAAAG CATCCGAGTCATCGCAAAGCCACCTGAATTCCAGAAACAACTGTGCTGAGGATAAAAAGAAAAATACCATCTCCACTTTTAAGGTGACCCACACCAAGAAAACTCATACATCCTGTGCAAGAAGGGCAATGCAAAATTCAAAGAAGAACCAAAGAAGCATGTATTGTTCTAACTTTAGCAAAAGACTCATTAACATGCCTGAAGCCCGTTTCCCCAGAGGCTCTGATGACCATGATGAGAAGAACGCTGTCAATTCATCAGACACGTGGACTTGTGACGCATGTTTGATGCCAAACAAAAACCCAGCGGTGAGATGTCGAGGCTGCGAGTCACTTAAGTATGGAGTTGGGCTGGAAAGACAATGGATACCAGCAGTAGACATGAACATTGACACAAGCTGCAACGAGATTCAGACAACCG AATTAAGTGCCGATACGTACATGGTGGAGCACAGTTCAGCAGCGGCCCCTCAGACCGCTGATGGAGCAGAGCAATCGCCACCCTGTGCACTTTCCTCCGATTCTCTCATGGCTGATGATGTTTCCCCTCACTCACAAATGGTCACTTCCGACAACTCCCCCGGCGTTAATGCAGAAGAGAAAAAGTCACTGGACTTCGTTCCGCTCAACACAGAGTGCACAACGTTCCTCCCACCTGCTCAGGGAAGTCCTGCTGCTTGGTTGCCACATGGGTTCACTGGAACTGAGAATTTTGAACAATTGCCTGAAGCTGCAACATCTCCTCCAGGGCCAACACAGCACAAGGTCCCACCAGGAAGCAGGGAACAAAAcaaag ATGATCCCAAAGCAAATGGACCCTTCAGTTTCGAGGCCTCAATGACCTGCATATCTTTCCCGTACGTTTTTGGCCCCCCTCCGATCTACACCATGTGCAGCTCTGCAGGACCACTCACACTTGACGTCCCTGCTGTAACTGGGTCCAACATGACCACCGTGATAGCTCCCAGCCTTCCATTTCAAATCCCGTCGATACTTCTTGGGAGCTCCAACGAAATGAGCAACTACAATCCTAACTATGGAATGTTTGCCTCCCCTGGCACCTTTGGACAGACAGGCCCAGAGCTGTTTAACACTGGAGCGACTAATCCTGGAATCGCTGGGAATCCTTCCCCGTTTCTATCTGCTG GGCCTGGTTTCCAATTTTCTGGCAATTTGGTTCCAGCTTTTAATTTTAGCAATTCAACCAATAATGCCATCTTTCGATTTGAGGCAAATAACAACAATCAATTATTTTCTAATGAACTGGTAGATGCTGCCAATGA GGCATCAGAAACGGTGTACACAGTGCAACCAAGTAGCATCTCCCATCGAAAGATAAAAACTGCTGTACGCAAGCGAAGGCCAAAATAA